One region of Monomorium pharaonis isolate MP-MQ-018 chromosome 11, ASM1337386v2, whole genome shotgun sequence genomic DNA includes:
- the LOC105834290 gene encoding uncharacterized protein LOC105834290, translated as MKSYTLVFVVLATVLLYAELSNAREICAEENCITPEKCDVLIKDNSLLCHQQGTSCCSVVKSEFRTHCRHHGGTCMKECAQSLQRETVDCTDNEVCCVLV; from the exons ATGAAATCCTACACGCTTGTATTTGTCGTCCTTGCGACTGTTCTTCTTTACGCTG AATTATCAAATGCGAGGGAAATATGTGCcgaagaaaattgtattacaCCTGAGAAGTGTGACGTGCTCATAAAAGATAACAGCCTTTTATGCCATCAGCAAGGCACGTCTTGCTGTAGCGTAG tTAAATCAGAATTTAGGACTCACTGCCGTCATCATGGTGGAACATGCATGAAAGAATGTGCTCAGTCATTGCAACGAGAGACGGTTGACTGCACAGACAATGAAGTCTGTTGCGTTttggtttaa